From one Vibrio neonatus genomic stretch:
- a CDS encoding HlyD family type I secretion periplasmic adaptor subunit, whose amino-acid sequence MNNSSVEVIESRITRRLLTTSSLLIGACIILFIGWTVFTKVDEIAKAKGAVIPEGERQVIQSELGGKLKHIFVKRGQLVNVGDPIVEFDATFQTTALEELHSKEATLRLRIERKTAFIEEREPDFSQYEKDYPDVVAEQRAQLKAARSLFLKKRIVLQKESERIDEELKGVISQLPAEVRQLESSQKELDILLKGQKTGNISQVRVLEMRQKIAALESEYEQSKSKKAVLIKQAESNKSKEEQLKATGKLEVSKERAKAVSELSALYARLRSGRAKVENTLVTSPVKGLVQSLPTTRNGGVIKPGGTVVEIVPIDGTSSFKAKLSPRDVGFVSVGQAARVKVDAFDYSRFGALQGKVSEISPTTSQTQRGEIYYDVIVELDKGYFGDDPARFRIIPGMTGEANITTGEKTVFQYLWKPIYTNVSHAFGER is encoded by the coding sequence ATGAATAATTCATCAGTGGAAGTGATTGAGTCTCGTATTACCCGTCGCCTACTCACCACAAGTAGCTTACTTATTGGTGCGTGTATCATTCTTTTTATTGGCTGGACGGTGTTTACTAAAGTCGATGAAATAGCAAAAGCCAAGGGTGCAGTCATTCCAGAAGGTGAGCGCCAGGTAATACAAAGTGAGTTGGGTGGTAAGCTAAAACATATTTTCGTTAAACGTGGACAGTTAGTGAATGTTGGCGACCCTATCGTTGAATTCGACGCAACCTTCCAGACCACGGCTCTAGAAGAGTTACATTCAAAAGAAGCGACTTTGCGTTTGAGAATTGAACGTAAAACCGCATTTATTGAAGAGCGAGAACCTGATTTTTCTCAATATGAAAAAGACTATCCGGATGTTGTGGCAGAGCAGCGTGCACAATTAAAAGCGGCGAGATCGCTATTTTTGAAAAAACGCATCGTTTTACAAAAAGAAAGTGAGCGAATTGATGAAGAGCTTAAAGGGGTAATTAGTCAGTTACCTGCTGAAGTGCGACAACTTGAATCTTCACAAAAAGAATTAGACATCCTGCTAAAAGGGCAGAAAACTGGTAATATTTCTCAGGTTCGTGTTTTAGAAATGCGCCAAAAAATTGCCGCATTAGAAAGTGAATACGAGCAATCAAAATCCAAAAAAGCGGTACTGATCAAACAAGCTGAGTCGAACAAAAGTAAAGAAGAACAGCTAAAAGCCACTGGAAAACTTGAAGTCAGTAAAGAGCGTGCCAAAGCCGTGTCTGAGTTATCAGCACTTTATGCACGTTTACGTTCAGGAAGAGCCAAAGTCGAAAATACGCTGGTGACCTCGCCGGTAAAAGGGTTAGTTCAAAGCCTACCTACAACTCGTAATGGTGGCGTAATCAAACCTGGCGGTACTGTGGTTGAAATTGTTCCGATAGACGGTACCTCTTCTTTCAAAGCGAAGCTATCACCTCGTGATGTCGGTTTTGTCTCAGTAGGACAGGCGGCGCGAGTCAAAGTAGATGCATTTGACTACAGCCGTTTTGGCGCGCTACAGGGCAAAGTCTCTGAAATATCCCCTACCACCAGCCAAACTCAACGTGGCGAAATCTATTACGATGTCATTGTAGAACTGGATAAAGGCTACTTTGGCGACGACCCTGCTCGCTTTAGAATCATCCCAGGTATGACAGGTGAAGCAAATATCACAACCGGTGAAAAAACAGTCTTCCAATACTTATGGAAACCAATTTACACCAACGTGAGTCATGCGTTTGGTGAGAGATAG